In Castanea sativa cultivar Marrone di Chiusa Pesio chromosome 6, ASM4071231v1, a single window of DNA contains:
- the LOC142639797 gene encoding uncharacterized protein LOC142639797 produces the protein MGTRNCNIIHAIWECGIAQDVWVGCAISLQKCIFGFHDVVALFEYLMDRLSTSEFEVFLVHAWLLWNQRNVVAHGGQIRDPKLLNQRAVEYLVIKINKNSHGEVMAAMFVKGPSVSSSEEAEALACRKALDFVVEAGFSELIVEGDNSAVMKVVAGSSGGYSLLGHVYEDIHCNLRGLHSVSISCIRREGNRVAHILAQYARNVTNELYWMEEAPPAVLEALCHDCFNINE, from the exons ATGGGTACCAGAAACTGCAATATAATTCATGCAATTTGGGAGTGTGGCATTGCACAGGACGTGTGGGTTGGCTGTGCGATAAGTCTTCAGAAGTGTATCTTTGGTTTTCACGATGTTGTGGCATTATTTGAGTACTTAATGGACAGATTATCTACATCTGAGTTTGAGGTCTTCCTTGTTCATGCCTGGCTTCTTTGGAATCAAAGAAATGTGGTTGCTCATGGAGGCCAGATACGGGATCCAAAATTGTTGAACCAGAGGGCAGTGGAGTACTTAGTGATCAAAATCAACAA AAATTCACATGGTGAAGTAATGGCGGCAATGTTTGTTAAGGGGCCTTCAGTTAGTAGCAGTGAAGAGGCAGAGGCATTGGCATGTAGAAAGGCTCTTGATTTTGTTGTGGAAGCTGGTTTTTCTGAGTTGATAGTTGAAGGTGACAATAGTGCAGTCATGAAAGTAGTGGCAGGTTCATCGGGTGGCTACTCATTGCTGGGACATGTGTATGAAGACATCCATTGCAACCTCCGTGGGTTGCACTCTGTTTCTATTAGCTGTATTAGAAGAGAAGGAAATAGAGTAGCACATATTTTAGCACAATATGCTAGAAATGTTACTAATGAGTTGTATTGGATGGAGGAGGCTCCACCCGCTGTCCTAGAAGCCTTGTGTCATGACTGTTTTAATATAAATGAATGA
- the LOC142639303 gene encoding dirigent protein 22-like has protein sequence METKIVKLSLMFLVALATSTEASKCQFQRLKETNMVLYMQDWETATSPTVFPIAGIPNKRWQITSFGTVMAIDDKLTACIERNSSQFGRAHGIYVNSALDGTDLHLLMSFVFTNKRYNGSTLEIQGSDRFFQKYREVSVVSGTGIFRLARGFATLETVYLDIPKSNAIIRWNVTVFHY, from the coding sequence ATGGAAACAAAAATTGTCAAATTGTCCTTAATGTTCCTCGTAGCTCTAGCCACATCCACAGAGGCCTCAAAGTGCCAGTTCCAAAGGCTCAAAGAAACCAACATGGTGTTGTACATGCAAGACTGGGAGACAGCCACCAGCCCTACAGTCTTCCCAATTGCTGGCATCCCTAACAAGCGGTGGCAGATCACTAGCTTCGGTACAGTCATGGCCATTGATGACAAGTTGACAGCGTGTATTGAAAGGAACTCTTCCCAGTTCGGGAGGGCTCATGGCATTTATGTGAACTCGGCATTGGACGGCACTGACTTGCACCTGTTGATGTCATTTGTGTTCACCAACAAGCGGTACAATGGTAGCACCCTTGAAATACAAGGGTCTGACAGGTTCTTCCAAAAGTATAGGGAGGTATCTGTGGTTTCAGGAACTGGAATATTCAGGTTGGCTCGTGGATTTGCTACTCTAGAGACTGTTTATCTAGACATACCCAAATCCAATGCAATCATCAGGTGGAATGTCACTGTTTTTCACTACTAA